CGAGAGGAGGCCTGTCTAATGTGCAAAATCCACAATACTTCATGTAATATTGATGGAGGTGTatgttattttgctttttctaaTGACACAAATTACTGTCTGGTTGCACAGGTTCCTTCTTTCGCCCGGAGATCCAGTATTCTGGCGGACCTTCATGAGGCGTCCCTGGACGAGGACAGCTGTCAGAAGCCCAGCCCCATCCAGATGCTCCGCCCCCAGGCCCAGCAGTACCAGCTGAACAGCAAGAAGCACCACCCGTACCAGCCGCTGTGCAGGGAGCGCGAGGCCGAGCAGCAGGCCAACGGCAAGAAGTTCTACTATCAGCTCAACAGCAAGAAGCACCACCACTACCAGCCGGACCTCAAGGGCCACGAGCCCATATTCGCCAAACCCCGAGAGGTAAAAGCTCCGGAGCTGGCTAACAAGGGCTACAACCTTCCCCCGGTGCTGCAGCAAAAGTGGGTCAGGGACAAGGACTCAGGCTGCCTGACCAAAGTCAAGGATATTACCATGGAGCTGAAGAAGCTTCCAGCAGACCTCAATGGCCGCAAAGAGCCGGAGACGGCCAGACCTAAAGAGGACGCTTTAGCGCAGTCTAACGGTGTCAGCAACGGGAAGCTAAAGATCgtgaagaacaaaaacaagaacgGGCGGATTGTTATAGTCATGAGCAAGTACATGGAAAACGGAATGAAAGGGGCCAAGGTTAAAAACGGCGATTCTGAAACTGGCGAAAAGCCCTCGCAAGGAACGGACACCAGTGCCGAGAACCACATTGAGAAGATGAAGCTCGTCAAGAAGCTCGGCCTCATGAATGGATTTTCCAAAAGCCCCAAAGACAAACCAAGGGTTCCCAGTTCTGGATTAAACGGACACTGCCCCAGTGCCCCGAAGCCAACTGTGACGGAACAGGATAAACATGtcggggtcaggggtcaggggcAGCTTTCAGCCGATCAGCCTTTACAATTGACAACCGAGCCTAATCTGTTCGCCCTGCCTTCGGAGAGGGGAGTTGCCTCCCCACTGGACAAAAAAGGAAGCCAAGGTGGATTTCACGGAGGGAAGCGACACCTCTGTGACACAGACAGCGAGGAGCATGGGAGTAGTAAGAGGTTTGTGACTTCCAGGAGTATTGACGCTCCTAACACGGTGTCCTCACCCTCCCAAAGCATCAGCATGGACCAAAACGGACACCAGAGTCCCATCGGACTGCAGGACTGCGGGTATGCAGACCAAGAGGAGCCGATTGACTTGAGCATTGTCAAGTCCAGGCCTAACCAGCCTACCCAGCCTGAAACACACCCACAGGCTCCGGCTGTAACACAAGCTACAACACATGCACAGgatgaaacagacacacaaacacaaacagaggcCCAGCCCTggactgaaacacaaaaaactgcagaggaggagaacgTCActgctttgtctgtctctgaccaggacaagagaaaagaggagacatTTCCCTCTTTCCAGCCTTTCCTTGGGAATATAGTGATCACAGACATTACTACAAACTGCCTCACGGTCACGTTTAAGGAATACATCAAAGTGTAATTCAACTGGGTACCAactgtataaatgtaaataagagatatttgtattttcagaTGTTTGAATGTACAACTGGCCCcttgatgttttcatttttgtatagttcagataaaaaaaaatagtcttttATTGCGTTATTTGCATATTTCTTCTTCTGAGCTCTTTGTTGTTATTGCTGGAGCTTTTGTCACATGCAGTATCTAATTTCAgctattttgaaaattaaaatgccAAATTAGGTCAAATAAATGTCTAAACTTTGATTAAAGATGCACTTAACTTGTAAATACTCAGTAATTTGATTATACACTCAACTGTCTGCATCTCAGATAAGGTTAAACAAATGTAGGCTGTATGGGCAATTTTGGAAGGAAGAAACTGTATTGAAACATGGTaatttacactgtgtgtgtgtgtgtgtgtgtgtgtgtgtctgtgtgaacaGATGGACAGATTTAAACAAGGATGCATGCTGCTTGGACAGATTATGCTATTAGGCATGCTTAAACAAGCAGATAAAGTAAAATGAAGCGCCTTTATGTTGATAAATGGGATTATCattgttaaaaaggaaaatgaaagatTATTAATGGTTAATGTTTGATTCatgctccttttttatttgatctcCGTTCAAAGGTAAAGTGTGTTTTGCGTCATGCATCTCGAGATCCGATACTGAGCACAAGTCACTTCCATTAAGACGGCAGATATACAACTCTGTTCTTctatttattgtatgttttcTAGCAGTGCAGTAACTTAAACTGGCTCTTTTTTCACTTGACGTATATCATTCACCAATCTCTGTTAACACTGCCTGTCTAGCTGTGTAATCCAATAGATTAGTACCACCAG
The sequence above is drawn from the Etheostoma cragini isolate CJK2018 chromosome 2, CSU_Ecrag_1.0, whole genome shotgun sequence genome and encodes:
- the LOC117960078 gene encoding E3 SUMO-protein ligase CBX4-like, producing MKCFLAAVSTRLQNESLRGESEGRGAVKIGGGGGHLCFTSVEQQEEKKKRLEKEDKVSDRKKKKKQRERTQQLLLLYRKMELPAAGEHVFAVESIEKKRSRKGRFEYLVKWRGWSPKYNTWEPEENILDPRLLDAFQDRERQEQLMGYRKRGPKPKHLLVQVPSFARRSSILADLHEASLDEDSCQKPSPIQMLRPQAQQYQLNSKKHHPYQPLCREREAEQQANGKKFYYQLNSKKHHHYQPDLKGHEPIFAKPREVKAPELANKGYNLPPVLQQKWVRDKDSGCLTKVKDITMELKKLPADLNGRKEPETARPKEDALAQSNGVSNGKLKIVKNKNKNGRIVIVMSKYMENGMKGAKVKNGDSETGEKPSQGTDTSAENHIEKMKLVKKLGLMNGFSKSPKDKPRVPSSGLNGHCPSAPKPTVTEQDKHVGVRGQGQLSADQPLQLTTEPNLFALPSERGVASPLDKKGSQGGFHGGKRHLCDTDSEEHGSSKRFVTSRSIDAPNTVSSPSQSISMDQNGHQSPIGLQDCGYADQEEPIDLSIVKSRPNQPTQPETHPQAPAVTQATTHAQDETDTQTQTEAQPWTETQKTAEEENVTALSVSDQDKRKEETFPSFQPFLGNIVITDITTNCLTVTFKEYIKV